The Gemmata palustris genome includes a region encoding these proteins:
- a CDS encoding PSD1 and planctomycete cytochrome C domain-containing protein — translation MRFGPKHIAPLVILTFAGFATSQQPAPTAAPDPTKVEFFEKKVRPILTDHCYQCHSADTKPAGGLRVDDHRGLLTGGNTGAAVVPGDPGKSLLITRVTQKNEKRRMPIEGKHLTEEQVETLTKWIKDGAVWPALRVPASLGKAKPEYEKLKKEHWAWQPLTKPTTPAVNDAAWARDDVDRFLLAKLEAKGLKPVGDADKLTLLRRVTFDLTGLPPTPAEIEAFLKDDSPKAFEKVVDRLLASRAFGERWGRHWLDVARYGESTGPSRNIPYPHAWKYRDYVIDAVNADVPFDRFIKEQIAGDLLPAANNDERDRQLTATGLLALGVKDVNQRFKVRFVMDNVDEQIDAVTRSVVGLTVSCARCHDHKFDPISQVDYYALAGIFTSTDNAAGLRNQMGGAGLAYYVPGMLVKLSGELPPADPQQVAKLTAEVEVAKKAWDAIRGTPEGLKTAANGQPTQRPFRLKYEGLQGQLNALTDPAARGHAVHGARDAQVIADTEVRLRGEAEKLGPTVPRGFLTTFEVPGAPKVNPKQSGRLELAQWFTSPKNPLTPRVAVNRVWQHLFGTGIVNTVDNFGVTGDTPTHPELLDHLANRFLADDWSVKKLVRQLVLTRAYQLGSDATEAHRTADPANRLVWRHAPRRLSAEEVRDATLAAAGTLDPKRPEGSSAKALRMVEMRDNGPEAKTINDQADAARYRSVYLPLLRGVTPHALEAFDPVDQTLVSGTRDTTTVPGQSLFLLNSIFVRKQAISFAERVLKPKDATDDDRVKAAYQLALGRTPTDKEIDRAKAFVGEYESAYRANPPKAVAPPKKPKPADAPKPGEPPLDPDQIDQTGETVTEEVVQPKDARTAAWMALTQALFASAEFRYVR, via the coding sequence ATGAGATTCGGTCCCAAGCACATAGCCCCGCTCGTCATCCTGACGTTCGCGGGCTTCGCGACGAGTCAGCAGCCGGCGCCCACCGCGGCCCCGGACCCGACCAAGGTCGAGTTCTTCGAGAAGAAGGTCCGGCCGATCCTTACGGACCACTGCTACCAGTGCCACTCAGCCGATACCAAGCCCGCGGGCGGGCTGCGCGTGGACGACCACCGGGGGCTCCTCACGGGCGGAAACACCGGCGCGGCCGTCGTGCCCGGCGACCCCGGCAAGAGCCTGCTCATCACGCGCGTCACGCAGAAGAACGAGAAGCGCCGGATGCCGATCGAGGGGAAGCACCTCACCGAGGAGCAGGTCGAAACGCTGACGAAGTGGATCAAGGACGGGGCCGTGTGGCCCGCGCTCCGCGTCCCCGCGTCACTCGGCAAGGCCAAACCCGAGTACGAGAAGCTCAAAAAGGAGCACTGGGCCTGGCAGCCGCTGACGAAGCCCACAACGCCCGCAGTCAACGACGCGGCGTGGGCGCGGGATGATGTGGACCGCTTCCTCCTCGCGAAGCTCGAAGCGAAGGGACTTAAACCGGTCGGCGACGCGGACAAGCTCACGCTCCTGCGCCGCGTCACGTTCGACCTCACCGGCCTTCCGCCGACGCCGGCCGAGATCGAAGCGTTCCTGAAGGACGACAGCCCGAAGGCATTCGAGAAGGTCGTGGACCGACTGCTCGCATCGCGCGCGTTCGGCGAGCGCTGGGGCCGGCACTGGCTCGACGTGGCCCGCTACGGCGAGAGCACCGGACCGAGCCGCAACATCCCGTACCCGCACGCCTGGAAGTACCGCGACTACGTCATCGACGCCGTCAACGCGGACGTGCCCTTCGATCGCTTCATCAAGGAGCAGATCGCGGGAGATCTGCTCCCGGCGGCCAACAATGACGAGCGCGACCGCCAGCTCACCGCGACCGGGCTCCTCGCGCTCGGCGTGAAGGACGTGAACCAGCGGTTCAAGGTCCGGTTCGTCATGGACAACGTGGACGAGCAGATCGACGCCGTGACGCGGTCCGTGGTCGGGCTGACGGTCTCGTGCGCCCGGTGCCACGACCACAAGTTCGACCCGATCTCGCAAGTCGACTACTACGCCCTCGCGGGGATCTTCACCAGTACCGACAACGCGGCCGGGTTGCGGAACCAGATGGGCGGCGCGGGGCTGGCGTACTACGTCCCGGGGATGCTCGTGAAGCTCAGCGGCGAACTCCCGCCGGCCGACCCGCAACAGGTCGCAAAGCTCACGGCCGAAGTGGAGGTCGCGAAGAAGGCGTGGGACGCGATCCGCGGAACGCCCGAAGGTCTGAAGACCGCGGCCAACGGTCAGCCGACCCAGCGCCCGTTCCGGCTCAAGTACGAGGGCCTTCAGGGGCAACTGAACGCCCTCACGGACCCGGCCGCACGCGGGCACGCGGTCCACGGGGCACGTGACGCCCAGGTGATCGCGGACACCGAGGTGCGCCTGCGTGGGGAGGCCGAAAAGCTCGGCCCGACCGTGCCGCGCGGGTTCCTGACGACGTTCGAGGTGCCCGGCGCCCCGAAGGTGAACCCGAAGCAGAGCGGCCGGCTCGAACTGGCGCAGTGGTTCACCAGCCCGAAGAACCCGCTCACCCCGCGCGTCGCCGTGAACCGCGTGTGGCAGCACCTGTTCGGCACCGGGATCGTGAACACGGTCGATAACTTCGGTGTGACCGGCGACACCCCCACGCACCCGGAACTGCTCGACCACCTGGCCAACCGCTTCCTCGCCGACGACTGGAGCGTGAAGAAGCTCGTGCGGCAACTGGTGCTCACCCGCGCGTACCAGTTGGGTTCGGATGCGACCGAAGCGCACCGCACGGCGGACCCGGCGAACCGGCTCGTCTGGCGGCACGCCCCGCGCCGGCTCAGCGCCGAGGAGGTCCGCGACGCGACGCTGGCCGCTGCCGGCACGCTCGACCCCAAGCGGCCCGAGGGCTCGTCGGCCAAGGCGCTCCGCATGGTGGAGATGCGCGACAACGGCCCGGAAGCGAAGACGATCAACGACCAGGCCGACGCCGCGCGGTACCGCAGCGTGTACCTGCCGCTCCTGCGCGGGGTCACGCCGCACGCGCTCGAAGCCTTCGACCCGGTGGACCAGACCCTCGTGAGCGGCACGCGCGACACGACCACGGTTCCGGGCCAGTCACTGTTCCTCCTGAACTCGATCTTCGTGCGCAAGCAGGCGATCAGCTTCGCCGAGCGCGTCCTGAAGCCCAAGGACGCGACCGACGACGACCGCGTGAAGGCCGCCTACCAGCTCGCTCTGGGGCGCACGCCGACGGACAAGGAGATCGACCGGGCGAAGGCGTTCGTGGGCGAATACGAGTCGGCGTACCGCGCGAACCCGCCGAAGGCCGTCGCCCCGCCGAAGAAGCCCAAGCCCGCGGACGCACCGAAGCCGGGCGAACCGCCGCTCGACCCGGACCAGATCGACCAGACCGGCGAAACGGTCACCGAGGAAGTGGTCCAACCGAAGGACGCCAGGACCGCCGCGTGGATGGCCCTCACTCAGGCCCTCTTCGCCAGTGCCGAGTTCCGGTACGTGCGCTGA
- a CDS encoding DUF1501 domain-containing protein encodes MTHAPYAPFSRRQALKSAGAGFGYLALAGLLGESARAADKAAPKPLAPKEPHFKAKAKRLIFVHMNGAMSHHDTFDYKPQLVKDNGKPGPGGGTLTASKFKFSQHGSTGSWFSELLPNLAKHADKLTWLRGLHTDTPAHPQAVVQLHTGSANAALTRPSMGAWLLYGLGSENADLPGYVTINPPPNFGGAVNYGSAFLPAHFQGTRINDVGYLPNLKATAANDLQRKQIDLIQNMNRDLAATSGAPDAVDGVIESFELAFKMQGKVPELLDISKEPKKVLEAYGVKDGPAGAFARQCVMARRLSEAGVRFVEICQPGWDHHNNLHKGMIDRCGSVDQPTAALLSDLESRGLLDDTLVLFGSEFGRLPTSQGADGRDHNITGYPMFLTGAGVKKGATYGATDEYGIKAVEGRMHTNDFHATLLALMGLDHEKLTYKYAGRDFRLTDVKGTVAKEIFA; translated from the coding sequence GTGACCCACGCACCATACGCTCCTTTTTCGCGCCGCCAAGCACTGAAGTCTGCCGGCGCGGGCTTCGGCTACCTCGCCCTCGCGGGCCTGCTCGGTGAATCCGCCCGCGCCGCGGACAAGGCCGCGCCGAAGCCGCTCGCACCGAAAGAGCCGCACTTCAAGGCCAAGGCCAAGCGCCTGATCTTCGTTCACATGAACGGGGCGATGTCGCACCACGACACGTTCGACTACAAGCCGCAGCTCGTGAAGGACAACGGCAAGCCCGGTCCCGGGGGCGGCACACTTACGGCGTCGAAGTTCAAATTCTCGCAGCACGGTTCGACTGGCTCGTGGTTCTCCGAACTGCTCCCGAACTTGGCCAAGCACGCGGACAAGCTGACGTGGCTCCGCGGGCTGCACACCGACACCCCCGCGCACCCGCAAGCCGTGGTGCAACTGCACACCGGTAGCGCGAACGCGGCCCTCACGCGGCCGAGCATGGGCGCGTGGTTGCTGTACGGCCTCGGCAGCGAGAACGCGGACCTGCCCGGGTACGTCACGATCAACCCGCCGCCGAACTTCGGCGGGGCGGTGAACTACGGCAGCGCGTTCCTCCCGGCGCACTTCCAGGGCACGCGCATCAACGACGTGGGCTACCTCCCGAACCTGAAGGCGACCGCCGCGAACGACCTCCAGCGCAAGCAGATCGACCTGATCCAGAACATGAACCGCGACCTCGCGGCCACGTCCGGCGCCCCCGACGCGGTGGACGGCGTGATCGAGTCGTTCGAGCTGGCGTTCAAGATGCAGGGCAAGGTGCCGGAGCTTCTCGACATCTCCAAAGAGCCGAAGAAAGTGCTCGAAGCCTACGGCGTGAAGGATGGCCCCGCGGGCGCGTTCGCGCGGCAGTGCGTGATGGCCCGGCGCCTGAGTGAGGCCGGCGTGCGGTTCGTGGAGATCTGCCAGCCGGGGTGGGACCACCACAACAACCTGCACAAGGGCATGATCGACCGGTGCGGGTCCGTGGATCAGCCGACCGCCGCACTGCTTTCTGACCTGGAATCGCGCGGGCTATTGGACGACACGCTCGTGCTGTTCGGCAGCGAGTTCGGACGCCTGCCGACGTCGCAGGGCGCGGACGGGCGCGACCACAACATCACCGGCTACCCGATGTTCTTGACCGGTGCGGGCGTGAAGAAGGGCGCCACCTACGGCGCGACCGACGAGTACGGCATCAAGGCCGTGGAGGGGCGCATGCACACGAACGACTTCCACGCGACGCTCCTGGCGCTCATGGGCCTGGACCACGAGAAGCTGACCTACAAGTACGCCGGGCGCGACTTCCGCCTGACCGACGTGAAGGGGACCGTGGCGAAGGAAATCTTCGCCTGA
- a CDS encoding GGDEF domain-containing protein, with the protein MIAELIPTENSVQTFRTPSTIPARGANKAACLVYIYPTGPDMGTRYALGAEPAFIGRADDCAVRNTDASVSRYHAKIVRGDDGEYVVTDLGSTNGTFVNNQQKRESGLRDGDYLRIGNCIYRFLGGGNLEAEYHEEIYRLTVLDGLTQVHNRRYLTEFLDREIARSTRHTRPLALLMLDIDHFKSINDRFGHLVGDLTLRELCTRVKAVIRQDELLARYGGEEFAVVLPESDLAKAKIVAERIRDVMSRPPFSFNGVTYSVTVSIGAAVTLPADPLLPSDLVARADKNLYQAKETGRNRVVAG; encoded by the coding sequence ATGATCGCGGAACTAATCCCGACCGAGAACTCGGTCCAAACGTTTCGGACCCCCAGTACGATCCCGGCCCGCGGTGCCAATAAAGCCGCCTGCCTGGTCTACATCTACCCGACCGGCCCGGACATGGGCACCCGGTACGCGCTCGGGGCCGAGCCCGCGTTCATCGGGCGCGCCGACGACTGCGCGGTCCGCAACACCGACGCATCGGTCTCCCGGTACCACGCGAAGATCGTCCGCGGGGACGACGGCGAGTACGTCGTCACCGACCTGGGCAGCACGAACGGCACGTTCGTGAACAACCAGCAGAAGCGCGAGAGCGGGCTGCGCGACGGCGACTACTTGCGGATCGGTAACTGCATTTACCGGTTCCTCGGCGGCGGGAACCTGGAAGCCGAGTACCACGAGGAGATCTACCGGCTCACCGTTCTGGACGGGCTGACCCAGGTCCACAACCGCCGGTACCTGACCGAATTCCTGGACCGCGAGATCGCCCGCAGCACGCGCCACACCCGACCGCTCGCGCTGCTCATGCTCGACATCGATCACTTCAAGTCGATCAACGACCGGTTCGGGCACCTCGTGGGCGACCTGACGCTGCGCGAGCTGTGTACCCGCGTGAAGGCCGTGATCCGGCAGGACGAGTTGCTCGCCCGGTACGGGGGCGAAGAGTTCGCCGTGGTGCTGCCCGAGTCCGATCTCGCGAAGGCGAAGATCGTTGCGGAGCGCATCCGGGACGTGATGAGCCGGCCCCCGTTCTCGTTCAACGGCGTGACCTACTCGGTCACCGTCAGCATCGGCGCGGCCGTGACCCTGCCCGCCGACCCGCTGCTCCCGAGCGACCTCGTCGCCCGTGCCGACAAGAACTTGTACCAGGCGAAGGAAACCGGCCGCAACCGCGTCGTCGCGGGGTGA